In a single window of the Deinococcus aetherius genome:
- a CDS encoding SDR family oxidoreductase produces MQTILVTGATGSQGRPVVEGLLEAGYGVRMLARHPERAGDLTARGAEAAPGDLGDVEAVRTAVRGADGVFLLVPFFADPGAALEYGRHVIDAARDSGVRLIVWNPTGEIPPGPTGNPALDLRRDLLAHLEASGVPHVVLQPTAYLENLLGPWTREEVAEGDTFAYPTPNEVRIQWIATADVATFAVYAFGHPDLAPLNLKISGPERLSGEEVAERFSRALGRKVTFRPMPPREFGERLDRVFPGMGEDVTRAYEMAYTNPEMMSTHVDIDAALAKMPVRLTTVEEWVRQHAGAFSPAVENQTV; encoded by the coding sequence ATGCAGACCATTCTCGTGACGGGAGCCACGGGCTCACAGGGACGGCCGGTCGTGGAGGGGTTGCTGGAGGCGGGGTACGGGGTGCGGATGCTCGCTCGCCACCCCGAGCGGGCGGGCGACCTGACCGCCAGGGGTGCCGAGGCCGCCCCCGGCGACCTGGGCGACGTGGAGGCGGTGCGGACGGCGGTGCGGGGCGCGGACGGCGTGTTCCTGCTCGTCCCCTTTTTCGCGGACCCCGGCGCCGCGCTGGAGTACGGCCGCCACGTGATCGACGCGGCGCGGGACTCGGGGGTGCGGCTCATCGTCTGGAACCCCACGGGCGAGATTCCCCCGGGCCCCACCGGCAACCCGGCCCTCGACCTGCGGCGGGACCTCCTCGCGCACCTGGAGGCGAGCGGCGTGCCCCACGTCGTCCTGCAACCGACGGCCTACCTGGAAAACCTGCTGGGGCCCTGGACCCGGGAGGAGGTGGCGGAGGGAGACACCTTCGCCTACCCCACCCCGAACGAGGTCCGCATCCAGTGGATCGCCACCGCCGACGTCGCCACCTTCGCGGTGTACGCCTTCGGCCACCCCGACCTCGCGCCCCTGAACCTCAAGATCAGCGGTCCCGAGCGCCTGAGCGGGGAGGAGGTCGCCGAGCGTTTCAGCCGCGCCCTGGGGCGAAAGGTCACCTTCCGGCCCATGCCCCCGCGCGAGTTCGGCGAGCGGCTGGACCGCGTGTTTCCCGGGATGGGCGAGGACGTGACCCGCGCCTACGAGATGGCTTACACGAACCCTGAGATGATGTCTACCCACGTGGACATAGACGCCGCCCTGGCAAAGATGCCGGTGCGCCTCACCACCGTCGAGGAATGGGTGCGGCAGCACGCGGGGGCATTCAGCCCGGCGGTGGAGAACCAGACGGTCTGA
- a CDS encoding DAK2 domain-containing protein, which yields MLRVATDWLGVYREQVNALNVYPVPDGDTGTNMHLTMQSVRRELDTCDESSMASVARAISYGALLGARGNSGVILSQLLKGFAEAVRDRPTVDARTLAAAFRAAQKAGYGAVMKPVEGTILTVARGVADGAEGPRERETVDAVLEQALFEGQRLLDQTPEMLPALKQAGVIDSGGQGYLYVVQGMLAALRGEALPEAPEITSYAQEGFETEEFGYCTEFLMSDSTRSIEDIRELVSPFGDSLLVVGAEGYVKGHIHTNEPDELLATVGRYGRMLKTKVEDMSEQHTEILGMAGAAARAEEEVPPSGLVAVASGYGLVKLFRSLGARIVSGGQTANPSVQDIVDAVRSVSAEKVLILPNNKNVLMAAEKATELMEGRAVVVPTRTLGQGMGAALAFNADVDAETLRAEMEEAAGRVTTFEVTRASRTTNITTKDGRTLAISEGDVIGLQDDELVQSGGTPEDSVMEMLMRGYSGQEIVTVFGGPQKTPEDLQALAERVGQDYPEAEVEAHSGGPDLYDYLVTIE from the coding sequence ATGCTGCGGGTGGCGACCGACTGGCTGGGCGTGTACCGCGAGCAGGTCAACGCCCTGAACGTCTACCCCGTCCCCGACGGCGACACCGGCACGAACATGCACCTGACGATGCAGTCGGTGCGGCGCGAACTCGACACCTGCGACGAGAGCAGCATGGCCTCGGTCGCCCGCGCGATCAGCTACGGGGCACTGCTGGGGGCGCGCGGCAACAGCGGCGTGATCCTCTCGCAACTCCTCAAGGGCTTCGCCGAGGCGGTACGCGACAGGCCGACCGTGGACGCGCGGACGCTGGCGGCGGCTTTCCGGGCCGCCCAGAAGGCCGGGTACGGCGCCGTCATGAAGCCCGTCGAGGGCACGATCCTGACCGTGGCGCGGGGGGTGGCGGACGGGGCGGAGGGACCGCGTGAGCGCGAGACGGTGGACGCCGTGCTGGAACAGGCGCTCTTTGAGGGTCAGCGTCTCCTCGACCAGACGCCCGAGATGCTTCCGGCGCTCAAGCAGGCGGGCGTGATCGATTCGGGCGGGCAGGGCTACCTGTACGTGGTGCAGGGGATGCTGGCGGCCCTGCGCGGTGAGGCGCTGCCCGAGGCACCCGAGATCACGAGTTACGCTCAGGAGGGGTTCGAGACCGAGGAGTTCGGCTACTGCACCGAGTTCCTGATGTCGGACTCCACGAGGTCCATCGAGGACATCCGCGAACTCGTCTCCCCCTTCGGGGACAGCCTGCTCGTGGTGGGCGCCGAGGGCTACGTCAAGGGCCACATCCACACGAACGAGCCCGACGAACTCCTCGCCACGGTGGGCCGCTACGGCCGGATGCTCAAGACCAAGGTCGAGGACATGTCCGAGCAGCACACCGAAATCCTGGGCATGGCGGGAGCTGCCGCGCGGGCCGAGGAGGAGGTGCCGCCCTCCGGCCTCGTCGCCGTCGCCAGCGGGTACGGCCTCGTCAAGCTCTTCCGCTCGCTGGGCGCGCGTATCGTCTCGGGCGGGCAGACGGCCAACCCCAGCGTGCAGGACATCGTGGACGCGGTGCGGTCGGTGAGCGCCGAGAAGGTTCTGATCCTCCCCAACAACAAGAACGTCCTGATGGCCGCCGAGAAGGCGACGGAACTGATGGAGGGCCGCGCCGTCGTCGTGCCTACCCGCACGCTCGGGCAGGGAATGGGCGCCGCGCTCGCCTTCAACGCCGATGTGGACGCCGAGACGCTGAGGGCCGAGATGGAGGAGGCCGCCGGGAGGGTCACCACCTTCGAGGTCACGCGCGCCAGCCGCACCACGAACATCACGACGAAGGACGGGCGCACTCTAGCGATCAGCGAGGGCGACGTGATCGGCCTGCAAGACGACGAACTCGTGCAATCGGGCGGCACTCCCGAAGATTCCGTTATGGAGATGCTGATGCGCGGTTACAGCGGCCAGGAGATCGTCACCGTGTTCGGCGGGCCGCAGAAGACGCCGGAAGACCTCCAGGCCCTCGCCGAGCGCGTCGGGCAGGACTACCCCGAGGCCGAGGTCGAGGCGCACTCCGGCGGGCCGGACCTGTACGACTATCTCGTGACCATCGAGTAG
- a CDS encoding winged helix-turn-helix transcriptional regulator, translated as MNYEEQVRRKECSVERTVDVIGGRWTTLIVRELLRGTRRYGELRAALTGVSPKTLTDKLRELEEQGVLTRTVYPAVPPRVEYTLTPKGRALEGVIAAMHAWGDRWT; from the coding sequence ATGAACTACGAGGAGCAGGTGCGCCGCAAGGAGTGCAGCGTGGAGCGGACGGTGGACGTGATCGGCGGACGGTGGACGACCCTGATCGTGCGCGAACTCCTGCGCGGAACCCGGCGCTACGGCGAGTTGCGCGCGGCCCTGACCGGGGTGAGTCCCAAGACCCTGACAGACAAGCTGCGCGAGCTGGAGGAGCAGGGGGTGCTGACCCGCACCGTCTACCCGGCGGTGCCGCCCCGGGTGGAATACACCCTGACCCCCAAGGGCCGGGCCCTGGAGGGCGTGATCGCCGCCATGCACGCCTGGGGTGACCGCTGGACCTGA
- a CDS encoding acetamidase/formamidase family protein has product MSDPHLGTAHIHTVWDRDLAPALSIRPGDTVTFGTLDASDGAVARRVAAGEVEAPPELAALIAADAFPAREGPRGHPLTGPVFVGGAEPGDALVVELLDVRAAAWGWTACRPNGIGLLDAVLAEEGLQPYTHLWDLRAGTHADFRPGIRVPLAPFPGVMGVAPAEPGPHPTAPPRQVGGNMDVRQLVAGSSFYLPVEVPGALFSVGDLHAAQGDGELSGTGIECAGQVTLRFGLERGAGLSTPEFTTPTHGGSSTRWHATTGHDPDLITAARIALRALLRRLQARGLSLEEAYVLSSVCVDLKISQIVDAPNYTVSAFLPLDVFAEG; this is encoded by the coding sequence ATGAGCGACCCCCACCTCGGCACCGCGCACATCCACACGGTCTGGGACCGCGACCTTGCGCCCGCCCTGAGCATCCGGCCTGGCGACACGGTGACCTTCGGGACGCTGGATGCCTCGGACGGCGCGGTGGCCCGGCGGGTGGCGGCGGGGGAGGTGGAGGCGCCCCCCGAACTCGCCGCCCTGATCGCCGCCGACGCCTTCCCCGCCCGGGAGGGACCGCGCGGCCACCCGCTGACGGGGCCGGTGTTCGTGGGGGGCGCCGAGCCCGGCGACGCGCTGGTCGTCGAACTGTTGGACGTGCGGGCCGCCGCCTGGGGCTGGACCGCCTGCCGTCCGAACGGGATCGGCCTCCTCGACGCCGTGCTGGCCGAGGAGGGCCTGCAACCCTACACCCACCTCTGGGACCTGCGGGCGGGCACCCACGCCGACTTCCGCCCCGGCATCCGCGTCCCGCTCGCGCCCTTCCCCGGTGTGATGGGCGTCGCTCCCGCCGAGCCCGGCCCACACCCCACCGCCCCGCCCCGGCAGGTGGGCGGCAATATGGATGTCAGGCAACTCGTGGCGGGCAGCAGCTTTTATCTCCCCGTCGAGGTCCCCGGCGCCCTCTTCTCGGTGGGCGACCTGCACGCGGCGCAGGGGGACGGCGAACTGAGCGGCACGGGGATCGAGTGCGCCGGACAGGTGACGCTCCGTTTTGGGCTAGAGCGCGGCGCGGGGCTCTCCACCCCGGAATTCACCACGCCCACCCACGGCGGCAGCAGCACCCGCTGGCACGCGACCACCGGACACGACCCCGACCTGATCACGGCGGCCCGGATCGCTCTCCGTGCTCTCCTGCGGCGGCTCCAGGCGCGCGGGCTGAGCCTGGAGGAAGCCTACGTGCTGTCGAGCGTGTGCGTGGACCTCAAGATCAGTCAGATCGTGGACGCGCCGAACTACACGGTGAGCGCGTTTCTGCCGCTGGATGTATTCGCGGAGGGCTGA
- the murF gene encoding UDP-N-acetylmuramoyl-tripeptide--D-alanyl-D-alanine ligase, producing MLDPRAALPFPAAVHPDASPAARLTWDSRQAGPEVAFVALPGERMHGNSFVEAALAAGAPFVLTDLDVERAVRVPEAREALFTWARAERARNGLVVGITGSVGKTTAKSYAAAALGAHTMPVYNTMPAIACFLIEFGRSERPLVVEMGIDRVGEMAELVDLVRPDIGVVTSIGEAHLEALGSVEGIAREKGVILQGRRGLVSTQASPWYPGAATYGFGEGATFAGEDLEVTPEGARFSFRGVPVSLPLASRVQAEAAVLGLALAQGAGVSPEEAAARMADVQVPGGRYRVHPGRFTVIDDAYNASPLAVRAALDALAAFPGRRISVLGRMLELGETERELHTGVGAHARQRADLTYGVGAFAPELGDRAFRTVPDLLADLLTEVRDGDVVLVKASRGISWTPERRAEEGVGLDVVVDALLREREE from the coding sequence ATGCTCGACCCCCGCGCCGCCCTCCCCTTCCCCGCCGCCGTTCACCCGGACGCCTCCCCCGCCGCGCGCCTGACCTGGGACTCGCGGCAGGCCGGCCCCGAGGTGGCCTTCGTGGCGCTGCCGGGGGAGCGGATGCACGGGAACAGCTTCGTGGAGGCGGCGCTGGCGGCGGGCGCGCCCTTCGTCCTCACCGACCTCGACGTGGAGCGGGCGGTGCGGGTGCCGGAGGCGAGGGAGGCCCTCTTTACCTGGGCGCGGGCGGAGCGGGCGAGGAATGGGCTCGTCGTCGGCATCACGGGCAGCGTGGGCAAGACGACCGCCAAGAGCTACGCGGCAGCGGCGTTGGGCGCGCACACCATGCCCGTGTACAACACCATGCCCGCCATCGCCTGCTTCCTGATCGAGTTCGGCAGAAGCGAGCGGCCCCTTGTCGTGGAGATGGGCATCGACCGGGTGGGCGAGATGGCCGAGCTGGTGGACCTCGTGCGGCCCGACATCGGCGTGGTGACGAGCATCGGGGAGGCGCACCTGGAAGCCCTGGGCAGCGTCGAGGGCATCGCGCGCGAGAAGGGCGTGATCCTGCAAGGGCGGCGCGGGCTGGTGAGCACGCAGGCGTCGCCCTGGTATCCCGGCGCTGCGACCTACGGCTTCGGCGAGGGGGCGACCTTCGCGGGGGAGGACCTGGAGGTCACGCCGGAAGGCGCCCGCTTCTCCTTCCGGGGCGTGCCCGTCTCCCTGCCCCTCGCCTCACGGGTGCAGGCGGAGGCGGCGGTGCTGGGGCTGGCGCTGGCCCAGGGGGCGGGGGTGTCCCCGGAAGAGGCGGCGGCGCGGATGGCGGACGTGCAGGTGCCGGGGGGCCGCTACCGGGTGCATCCGGGGCGTTTCACCGTGATCGACGACGCCTACAACGCCTCGCCGCTCGCCGTGCGGGCTGCACTCGACGCCCTCGCCGCGTTCCCGGGCCGCCGGATCAGCGTGCTCGGGCGGATGCTCGAACTCGGCGAGACGGAGCGCGAGCTGCACACGGGGGTGGGCGCCCACGCGCGCCAGCGGGCCGATCTGACCTACGGGGTCGGAGCCTTCGCCCCGGAACTGGGCGACCGCGCCTTTCGCACCGTGCCCGACCTCCTCGCCGACCTCCTCACCGAGGTGCGGGACGGGGACGTGGTGCTCGTCAAGGCGAGCCGGGGCATCAGTTGGACGCCCGAGAGGCGGGCCGAGGAGGGCGTGGGGCTGGACGTGGTGGTCGACGCCCTGCTGCGGGAGCGGGAGGAGTGA
- a CDS encoding fimbrial assembly protein, giving the protein MVELNLLPPQERKRGEPNVWKYAAYVLPPVTILALLVPEIVVGRQVGQLRAEQDRLNGEIAALAPTKSEYDRLTATGRTLEEVTAVAGQLRDGKTYWTNDVASFSAQLPAGGGVALTSMNVRPLDAGALSSLQQGGVYVGKNVVREIDLSGTARSQQAVVNFLNVYENDPNFAVNFRSLGQEGETGRYTFAASVGLVGKGADTPAEGAPDGTPTPASAGNTGGSDVR; this is encoded by the coding sequence GTGGTTGAACTGAACCTCCTTCCCCCGCAGGAGCGCAAGCGGGGCGAGCCGAACGTCTGGAAGTACGCGGCCTACGTCCTGCCGCCCGTGACGATCCTGGCCCTGCTCGTCCCCGAGATCGTCGTGGGCCGCCAGGTCGGGCAGTTGCGCGCGGAGCAAGACCGCCTGAACGGCGAGATCGCCGCGCTCGCCCCCACCAAAAGCGAGTACGACCGCCTGACGGCTACCGGGCGCACTCTCGAAGAGGTCACGGCGGTCGCCGGGCAACTGCGGGACGGCAAGACGTACTGGACGAACGACGTGGCGTCCTTCTCCGCGCAGCTTCCGGCGGGGGGCGGGGTGGCGCTGACCTCCATGAACGTCAGGCCCCTCGACGCGGGCGCCTTGAGCAGCCTGCAACAGGGGGGCGTGTACGTGGGCAAGAACGTGGTGCGCGAGATCGACCTCTCGGGCACGGCGCGCAGCCAGCAGGCGGTGGTGAACTTCTTGAACGTCTACGAGAACGACCCGAACTTCGCGGTGAACTTCCGCAGCCTGGGGCAGGAGGGCGAGACGGGCCGCTACACCTTTGCCGCCTCGGTGGGGCTGGTGGGGAAGGGCGCCGACACCCCGGCGGAAGGTGCCCCGGACGGAACCCCCACCCCGGCCTCGGCGGGCAACACGGGAGGCAGCGATGTCCGTTAA
- the rsr gene encoding RNA-binding protein Rsr, whose product MKNLLKAVSPKSRKQTERLDARQVKNNAGGFVYALPDEGRLTRFLVLGTDGGTFYAGERAHTVQATDFVREFVQRDAATALRVTLDAVRGNRAPKMDPALLVLALIAKTAPNVADRQAAWNALSEVARTGTMLLHFLAFANALGGWGRLTRRGVARVYEDAPLERLALWAVKYKARDGWHMRDALRLAHPRTTDEARNAVLRFMVNGVLEGASDPALRVIEGHLLALNAGTDGEAARLMGEYGLPIEAVPTGLRGAEVYRAAFATNGLTWLLRNLGNLGRVGVLSVNDSEVTRVVTERVTDPAQLKRGRIHPLDALKARLVYGQGRGVKGGGEWVPVPRVVDALEDAFHTAFGNVRPAGTRHLLALDVSGSMTWGQVEGTPGLTPNMAAAAMSLVALRTEPQALTMGFADGFRKLGITPGDTLEGAMRKAQSASFGGTDCAQPMLWAAQNRVEAETFVVYTDNETWAGKVHPTVALDRYRQKTGLPARLIVVGLTATGFSIADPNRADMLDVVGFDSAAPGVMADFARGEL is encoded by the coding sequence ATGAAGAACCTCCTGAAAGCCGTTTCTCCGAAGAGCCGCAAGCAGACCGAGCGCCTGGACGCGCGTCAGGTCAAGAACAACGCGGGCGGATTCGTGTACGCCCTCCCGGACGAGGGCCGCCTGACCCGCTTCCTGGTGCTGGGAACCGATGGCGGCACCTTCTACGCGGGCGAGCGGGCGCACACGGTGCAGGCCACCGACTTCGTGCGCGAGTTCGTTCAGCGCGACGCGGCCACCGCCCTGCGGGTGACGCTGGACGCGGTGCGCGGCAACCGTGCGCCCAAGATGGACCCCGCGCTGCTCGTGCTCGCGCTGATCGCCAAGACGGCGCCGAACGTGGCTGACCGTCAGGCGGCCTGGAACGCACTCTCCGAGGTCGCGCGCACGGGCACGATGCTGCTGCACTTCCTGGCCTTCGCGAACGCGCTGGGCGGCTGGGGTCGCCTGACTCGCCGGGGCGTGGCGCGCGTGTACGAGGACGCGCCCCTGGAGCGCCTCGCGCTGTGGGCCGTGAAGTACAAGGCCCGCGACGGCTGGCACATGCGTGACGCCCTGCGCCTCGCGCACCCCAGGACCACGGACGAGGCCCGCAACGCGGTGCTGCGGTTCATGGTGAACGGCGTGCTGGAGGGTGCCTCGGACCCCGCCCTGCGCGTGATCGAGGGCCACCTGCTCGCCCTGAACGCAGGGACGGACGGCGAGGCGGCGAGGCTCATGGGCGAGTACGGCCTGCCCATCGAGGCGGTGCCCACCGGGCTGCGCGGGGCGGAGGTCTACCGCGCGGCGTTTGCGACGAACGGCCTGACGTGGCTGCTGCGTAACCTGGGCAACCTCGGTCGCGTGGGCGTGCTGAGCGTCAACGACTCCGAGGTGACGCGGGTGGTGACCGAGCGCGTCACCGACCCCGCCCAGCTCAAGCGGGGCCGCATCCACCCCCTCGACGCGCTCAAGGCTCGCCTCGTGTACGGCCAGGGGCGCGGCGTGAAGGGCGGCGGTGAGTGGGTGCCCGTGCCCCGGGTGGTGGACGCGCTGGAAGACGCCTTTCACACGGCCTTCGGGAACGTGCGGCCCGCCGGAACGCGGCATCTGCTCGCACTCGACGTGAGCGGCAGCATGACTTGGGGCCAGGTCGAGGGCACGCCCGGCCTCACGCCCAACATGGCCGCCGCCGCGATGAGCCTGGTCGCCCTGCGCACCGAGCCCCAGGCGCTGACGATGGGCTTCGCGGACGGGTTCCGCAAGCTGGGGATCACGCCGGGAGACACGCTGGAAGGCGCCATGCGTAAGGCTCAGAGCGCGAGCTTCGGCGGCACCGACTGCGCCCAGCCGATGCTGTGGGCGGCCCAGAACAGGGTCGAGGCGGAGACCTTCGTGGTCTACACCGACAACGAGACCTGGGCGGGCAAGGTCCACCCCACCGTCGCCCTCGACCGCTACCGCCAGAAGACCGGCCTCCCCGCGCGCCTGATCGTGGTGGGCCTGACGGCGACCGGATTCAGCATCGCCGACCCCAACCGGGCCGACATGCTCGACGTGGTGGGCTTCGACAGCGCCGCCCCGGGGGTGATGGCGGACTTCGCGCGGGGGGAGTTGTAA
- the pilM gene encoding type IV pilus assembly protein PilM, which produces MSSFLQRLLNPRPAAIGVEIGTSAIKVVALRPGSPPVLSHAVMIPTPIGSMRDGLVVEPQAVAGELKALLAEHRITARHAVTAVPNQSVVTRNIMVPRMERKDLQEAIKWEAERYIPYPIEEVSLDFDLLDDPATIPEDGQMEVVIAAAPSEAVTRQVEVLRLAGLEPTVVDLKSFAALRALRGSLLGEHLTAASTVDGTTVAGLSPGGEVGLVLEIGASSSVISLVRGERVLMARNIGVSADDFTTALQKAFDLDFGAAEEVKLGYATATTPTEDEEDLLNFDLAREQYSPARVFEVVRPVLGDLITEIRRSLEFYRVQSGDVVVDRTLLAGGGAKLRGLASAIGDALGFRVEVASPWLSVQTDGANVDGGYLQTHAAEFTVPLGLALRGVPGRG; this is translated from the coding sequence ATGTCGAGCTTCTTACAACGCCTACTCAACCCGCGCCCGGCGGCCATCGGGGTGGAGATCGGCACGAGCGCCATCAAGGTGGTGGCCCTGCGCCCGGGCTCGCCCCCGGTGCTCTCGCACGCGGTCATGATCCCGACGCCCATCGGAAGCATGCGCGACGGGCTGGTCGTGGAGCCGCAGGCGGTGGCGGGCGAGCTGAAAGCGCTCCTCGCCGAGCACCGCATCACGGCGCGGCACGCGGTCACCGCCGTGCCCAACCAGTCGGTCGTGACCCGCAACATCATGGTGCCCCGCATGGAGCGCAAGGACCTCCAGGAGGCCATCAAGTGGGAGGCCGAGCGGTACATCCCCTATCCCATCGAAGAGGTGAGCCTGGATTTTGACCTCCTCGACGACCCCGCCACCATCCCCGAAGACGGGCAGATGGAGGTCGTGATCGCGGCGGCCCCCAGCGAGGCGGTCACCCGGCAGGTCGAGGTGCTGCGGCTGGCGGGGCTGGAGCCCACGGTGGTGGATCTCAAGAGCTTCGCGGCCCTGCGCGCCCTGCGCGGCAGCCTGCTCGGCGAGCACCTGACGGCAGCGAGCACCGTGGACGGCACGACGGTCGCCGGGCTGAGTCCCGGGGGCGAGGTGGGGCTGGTGCTGGAGATCGGCGCGAGCAGTTCCGTGATCAGCCTCGTGCGCGGGGAGCGGGTGCTGATGGCGCGCAACATCGGCGTGTCGGCGGACGACTTCACGACCGCCCTGCAAAAGGCCTTCGACCTCGACTTCGGCGCCGCCGAGGAGGTCAAGCTGGGCTACGCGACCGCCACCACCCCCACCGAGGACGAGGAGGACCTGCTGAACTTCGACCTCGCCCGCGAGCAGTACTCCCCGGCCCGGGTCTTCGAGGTCGTGCGCCCGGTGCTGGGCGACCTGATCACCGAGATCCGGCGCTCGCTGGAGTTCTACCGGGTGCAGTCGGGCGACGTGGTGGTGGACCGGACCCTGCTCGCCGGGGGCGGCGCCAAGCTGCGCGGGCTCGCCTCCGCCATCGGCGACGCGCTGGGCTTCCGGGTGGAGGTCGCCAGCCCCTGGCTCTCGGTGCAGACCGACGGGGCGAACGTGGACGGCGGCTACCTCCAGACCCACGCGGCGGAATTCACCGTGCCGCTGGGCCTCGCGCTGAGGGGGGTGCCTGGCCGTGGTTGA